The Sulfolobus acidocaldarius DSM 639 genome has a window encoding:
- a CDS encoding DNA double-strand break repair nuclease NurA: MRSSAMIDNGDSATVLYTTFGKNNWCGTYKAIDGSFHTVANLSYIVVGIVKGEICGNEYNVKEISYKDNICEDCNPEDVMRKMEYEEAQKLDVDLIFLDRKLTFDKFTGKNIISIAKDPANVPNINHETPWLVSSYERDGIRGGYFKLFSFSWVFLVEVTVDWSWENILSLLYVLGKEPIPEALGYNYLLFLVDKVAKYYRDKGSKALDVIAHNYNNYREFRSFIEWKRKKG, encoded by the coding sequence ATGAGATCGTCTGCGATGATTGATAATGGTGATTCAGCCACAGTACTTTATACTACTTTTGGAAAAAATAATTGGTGTGGAACTTATAAGGCTATAGACGGTAGCTTCCATACAGTCGCAAACCTTTCTTACATTGTAGTGGGTATAGTGAAAGGTGAAATTTGCGGTAATGAATATAATGTGAAAGAGATTTCGTACAAGGATAACATATGCGAAGACTGTAATCCTGAAGATGTTATGAGGAAAATGGAATATGAGGAGGCTCAGAAATTAGACGTTGATCTCATATTTCTAGACAGGAAGCTAACATTCGATAAATTTACAGGTAAAAATATCATAAGCATTGCAAAGGATCCCGCTAATGTGCCTAACATTAATCATGAAACACCTTGGCTCGTGTCCTCTTATGAACGAGATGGTATCAGAGGAGGATATTTTAAACTATTTAGCTTTTCTTGGGTCTTCCTTGTGGAAGTTACAGTAGATTGGAGCTGGGAAAATATTTTGTCATTATTGTATGTTTTGGGCAAAGAGCCCATTCCAGAGGCTTTAGGATACAATTATCTATTATTCTTGGTAGATAAAGTTGCTAAATATTACAGGGATAAGGGTAGTAAGGCACTAGATGTTATCGCTCACAATTATAATAATTACAGGGAATTCAGAAGTTTTATTGAGTGGAAAAGGAAAAAGGGATAA
- a CDS encoding thiamine-phosphate synthase family protein — translation MTQSRIATLLGVSQPAIKQYLDEDEQEEVNKIRKMGLNEEEIYDVVNNVVELLLRNNTKSAMYYITDFGLRVLNELKLCKYHREINNLIPQDCDICKLFYHSSDEEIMDIAISLIQNPIVAPLIPQVLSNIAYAEQNAKNEDDVIAIPGRITRVLGVPTPASKPMRGASKHLSRILLGIIKKRGDIRAVMNIKYDETLKTVFSQLKLKVVYVGPHDYATNEDIAKEIVDAFTDDADCVVHLGGKNIEANTYVFGRDPIDVTKKVLNIARKYRELTENE, via the coding sequence ATGACGCAGTCCAGGATAGCTACACTATTAGGTGTTAGCCAGCCAGCAATAAAGCAATACCTTGATGAGGACGAACAAGAGGAAGTTAATAAGATAAGGAAGATGGGATTAAATGAAGAGGAAATTTACGACGTCGTTAACAATGTAGTTGAACTTCTATTGAGGAATAACACTAAGTCTGCTATGTATTACATAACAGACTTTGGTTTAAGAGTATTAAATGAATTAAAACTGTGTAAATACCATAGAGAAATAAATAATCTAATACCGCAAGACTGTGACATATGCAAATTATTCTATCATAGTTCAGATGAAGAAATCATGGATATCGCAATTTCATTGATTCAAAATCCAATAGTAGCTCCACTTATACCTCAGGTTCTAAGCAATATTGCCTATGCAGAACAGAATGCTAAAAATGAAGACGATGTAATTGCAATTCCTGGTAGAATCACAAGAGTTCTGGGAGTACCTACACCTGCCTCAAAACCAATGAGGGGAGCTAGTAAGCATTTGTCTAGAATTCTCCTGGGTATAATAAAAAAAAGAGGAGATATAAGGGCTGTAATGAACATAAAATACGATGAGACCTTAAAAACTGTTTTCAGTCAACTAAAGCTTAAAGTAGTTTACGTTGGACCTCATGATTACGCTACAAATGAAGATATAGCAAAGGAAATTGTAGACGCATTTACTGATGATGCTGACTGTGTAGTTCATTTAGGAGGAAAAAATATTGAGGCTAATACTTATGTCTTTGGACGAGATCCTATCGATGTAACAAAAAAAGTTCTTAATATCGCAAGGAAGTACAGGGAATTAACTGAAAATGAATAA
- a CDS encoding M50 family peptidase: MSNLLNELEWRFRNLNEGLAFLLAILSIAIAYIRPYSLTYDPLVYLVFPIVTATIAIVPHEIAHRQIARRYGSYSRFALSFTGFLITLLVNLISAFGISPFVIFASGYTLILGRFGVPTQEVEGKISFGGPAVNLAVSIVSFIIAGFTSNPLVYIFFAELYSFNAWVAFFNLLPIPPLDGFKVFRWNKTLWIIGLIVSLALVIL, translated from the coding sequence TTGAGTAACTTACTAAATGAACTTGAATGGAGATTTAGGAATCTGAATGAAGGCTTAGCGTTTCTTTTGGCAATACTGTCCATAGCCATAGCGTATATAAGACCATATTCGTTGACCTATGATCCCTTAGTCTATTTAGTATTTCCGATCGTAACCGCAACAATAGCCATAGTTCCGCATGAAATAGCACATAGACAAATTGCTAGGAGGTATGGTTCATATTCGAGATTTGCCCTGAGTTTCACAGGATTTCTAATAACGTTATTAGTTAATTTGATAAGTGCCTTTGGAATATCTCCATTTGTAATATTTGCGTCAGGCTATACACTAATTTTGGGTAGATTCGGTGTACCTACCCAAGAGGTTGAAGGAAAAATATCTTTTGGAGGACCGGCTGTTAACCTTGCAGTAAGTATAGTTTCATTCATTATTGCTGGCTTTACATCAAATCCTCTTGTATACATTTTCTTTGCAGAGCTTTATAGTTTTAATGCATGGGTAGCATTCTTTAACCTGTTACCTATTCCTCCCCTAGATGGATTTAAGGTATTCAGATGGAATAAAACACTGTGGATAATAGGTCTCATAGTATCTTTAGCTCTTGTAATATTATGA
- a CDS encoding rhomboid family intramembrane serine protease: MSNPIRNATFFIMVLVTIGFIVGLILEFVNPFLLFLLIQYNRLVIDYHFYWQLLTSIFVTPSILDWLFNTAALYFIYWLYKSRSAKLEIPIFLVSGIIGNLVYLLLDPNGPPSAGASGGIFGLLSFYALNDYLEKREKNGLLLLLLIFLLSNLFPFLNVNVYAHTGGVIAGLLLSLILYKTFRRDYYM; encoded by the coding sequence ATGTCTAATCCAATAAGAAATGCTACCTTTTTTATAATGGTATTGGTTACTATAGGATTTATAGTGGGTTTAATACTTGAATTTGTAAATCCGTTCCTATTATTTTTATTAATTCAATATAATAGACTAGTGATAGATTATCACTTTTATTGGCAATTACTGACCTCTATATTTGTTACTCCTTCAATATTGGATTGGTTATTTAACACCGCAGCTCTGTATTTCATCTATTGGTTATATAAAAGTAGGTCAGCAAAACTAGAAATACCTATCTTTTTAGTCTCAGGAATTATTGGCAATCTAGTATACTTATTATTGGATCCCAATGGACCTCCTTCAGCAGGTGCCTCAGGGGGTATATTTGGCTTGCTTTCTTTCTATGCATTGAACGATTATTTAGAGAAGAGAGAAAAGAATGGGCTTCTACTTCTTCTCCTCATATTTCTGCTTAGTAATTTGTTTCCTTTTCTTAACGTGAATGTCTATGCACACACAGGTGGGGTAATAGCGGGGTTATTACTGTCTCTAATTCTTTATAAAACTTTCAGAAGAGACTATTATATGTGA
- a CDS encoding adenylate kinase family protein, with protein MIIIVAGTPGTGKTTVAKALSEKLNLNFLLLSSFIIENKAYTEYDDIRQSYIIDEDKVFELIEKYIENNPNVVIETIYPSLVPKADKIVVLKRDPFILHEELKKRNWNELKIAENLEAEILGVIEAEAIEAFGKDKVCSINNTGRTISQILEKIIKNECEQIDWLDDEKIQNFLLSLDKVISKYEDEKS; from the coding sequence ATGATTATAATCGTAGCAGGGACACCGGGAACCGGAAAGACTACAGTTGCAAAGGCGTTATCTGAAAAATTAAACCTAAATTTTCTTCTTCTCTCATCATTTATAATAGAAAATAAGGCTTACACAGAATATGATGATATTAGACAAAGTTATATCATCGATGAAGATAAAGTATTTGAGTTAATAGAGAAATATATAGAGAATAATCCTAATGTTGTGATCGAGACAATTTACCCTTCTCTTGTGCCTAAAGCGGATAAGATCGTAGTTCTGAAAAGAGATCCTTTCATCTTGCATGAGGAGTTGAAAAAGAGAAATTGGAATGAGTTAAAGATAGCGGAAAATTTAGAGGCTGAAATATTAGGTGTAATAGAGGCAGAGGCAATAGAAGCTTTTGGAAAAGATAAGGTATGTAGCATAAACAATACAGGAAGGACAATTTCTCAGATATTAGAAAAAATAATTAAAAATGAATGTGAGCAAATTGATTGGTTAGATGATGAAAAAATTCAGAATTTCTTATTATCATTAGATAAGGTTATTAGTAAGTATGAAGATGAGAAAAGTTGA
- a CDS encoding Mrp/NBP35 family ATP-binding protein codes for MSDNPFRMSSPQQPTKQPRDLRKVQPQAPQAVDMKLQLRMKRVKYKIAILSGKGGVGKSFVSSNLAMAIAASGRKVGIVDVDFHGPSVPKMLGVRGQYLTADDNGINPVTGPFNIKVVSIDFLLPKDDTPVVWRGAIKHTAIRQFLGDVNWGELDYLFIDMPPGTGDEALSIAQLIPNLTGMVIVTIPSEVSTLAVKRSINFAKTVNAKIIGVVENMSHFVCPDSGKTYFIFGEGRGKKMADEMGVPLLGQVPLDPIIAKANDMGEPFFVKYPESPTSKEFMSIAQKIINNVEVN; via the coding sequence TTGAGTGATAATCCTTTCAGAATGTCTTCTCCCCAGCAACCCACAAAACAACCCAGAGACCTAAGAAAGGTACAGCCACAAGCACCACAAGCAGTAGATATGAAGCTACAGCTTAGAATGAAGAGGGTTAAGTATAAGATAGCTATTCTTAGTGGAAAAGGCGGTGTAGGAAAATCATTTGTATCGTCAAATTTAGCTATGGCGATAGCAGCTAGCGGAAGAAAAGTAGGCATAGTCGATGTAGACTTTCACGGTCCATCAGTACCTAAAATGCTAGGAGTTAGAGGACAGTATTTAACTGCAGATGATAATGGAATTAATCCAGTTACCGGACCATTCAACATAAAAGTAGTTTCCATTGATTTCCTCTTACCTAAAGACGATACGCCTGTAGTTTGGAGAGGGGCTATAAAACATACTGCAATTAGACAGTTTTTGGGAGATGTAAATTGGGGAGAACTAGATTACCTATTTATTGATATGCCACCGGGGACAGGAGACGAAGCATTATCAATAGCCCAATTAATACCAAACCTTACAGGGATGGTCATAGTTACAATTCCGTCGGAAGTGTCAACACTAGCTGTCAAGAGATCTATAAATTTCGCAAAGACTGTAAATGCAAAGATTATAGGCGTAGTTGAAAACATGAGTCATTTCGTTTGCCCAGACTCCGGTAAGACTTACTTCATTTTTGGTGAAGGAAGAGGCAAGAAAATGGCAGATGAAATGGGAGTACCATTATTAGGTCAGGTACCATTAGATCCAATCATAGCTAAGGCTAACGATATGGGTGAACCATTCTTCGTAAAATATCCTGAGAGTCCTACTTCAAAAGAATTTATGAGTATAGCTCAAAAAATTATAAATAACGTAGAAGTAAATTAG
- the abfR1 gene encoding biofilm/motility transcriptional regulator AbfR1 gives MSIEITEKYVILKRFLSVAYGLSESEIDTFLRILESKEGKDIDAISAELKISKSRTSIILKKLSDAGLVDKEKGDNMKGGRPKYVYSVNKEELKNRLIAKSEELCKELNQVIKSFI, from the coding sequence ATGAGTATTGAAATTACTGAAAAATATGTAATTTTAAAAAGATTCTTATCAGTAGCCTATGGTCTTTCTGAATCAGAAATAGACACATTTCTAAGGATACTTGAAAGCAAAGAAGGTAAGGATATTGATGCAATATCTGCAGAACTAAAAATTAGTAAAAGTAGAACAAGCATAATATTAAAGAAGCTTTCAGATGCAGGATTAGTTGATAAGGAAAAAGGAGATAACATGAAGGGAGGAAGACCCAAGTACGTGTATAGTGTAAATAAAGAAGAACTGAAAAATAGATTAATAGCTAAGTCTGAGGAATTATGCAAAGAATTAAACCAAGTTATTAAGTCTTTTATTTAA
- a CDS encoding 5-formyltetrahydrofolate cyclo-ligase, with product MLSKAEIREKIWSLLEDKNIASFPRPVFGRIPNFKGSKEAALRLREIVEYRKAKVLKVNPDSPQRWVREFALIDGKTVLVPTPRLKGGFYLLDPSKISDYKKASTISGFIYLGELVDIYSIPKVDLVVVGSVALTSRGDRVGKGEGYSELEYAILREIGKIDETTPVVTTIHDIQIVDEIPTEVFDVPVDIIVTPTKVVYTTNKREKPKGIYIEYLTKEKIEDTPFLKEYLNKRLNNLV from the coding sequence ATTTTATCTAAGGCTGAAATAAGAGAGAAAATTTGGAGTTTACTGGAGGATAAGAACATCGCATCTTTCCCGAGACCTGTTTTCGGTAGAATTCCTAATTTCAAGGGATCTAAAGAGGCTGCGCTGAGACTAAGAGAGATAGTAGAATACAGGAAAGCCAAAGTACTCAAGGTAAATCCTGATTCTCCTCAAAGATGGGTGAGAGAATTTGCTTTAATTGACGGTAAAACTGTGCTAGTACCTACACCGAGACTGAAGGGCGGTTTCTATCTTTTGGATCCGTCGAAAATCAGTGATTATAAGAAAGCCTCAACCATATCAGGTTTTATATACTTAGGGGAGTTAGTAGACATATATTCTATACCCAAAGTAGATCTTGTAGTAGTAGGCTCAGTGGCTTTAACCTCAAGAGGAGATAGGGTTGGAAAGGGTGAAGGCTATAGTGAGCTGGAATATGCTATACTGAGGGAAATTGGAAAGATTGATGAAACAACTCCAGTGGTAACAACTATCCATGATATTCAGATAGTTGATGAAATTCCAACTGAGGTATTTGACGTTCCTGTCGATATTATAGTGACGCCCACCAAAGTAGTATATACAACAAATAAAAGAGAAAAACCAAAGGGTATTTACATAGAATACTTAACGAAAGAAAAGATAGAGGACACTCCTTTTTTGAAGGAGTATTTAAATAAAAGACTTAATAACTTGGTTTAA
- a CDS encoding LysE family translocator, with translation MSEVYSLATGILMGLSIAAPPGPINAMMANESTRSFLNGIAVGAGAMTADFVFFWITYLFKSIIPSNILFVFYIVGGVYMLYLSYSVLRAKQVSSSTGGSYVKGLSVAIVNPYQISWWLTFGISMLNQFSVLVAPGFFIGILIWILAFPFLINRIGQRYVKYVKIFSFTILLIFGAYILYQGVHYFI, from the coding sequence ATGAGTGAAGTTTATTCTCTTGCTACTGGAATTTTAATGGGTTTATCCATTGCTGCTCCTCCTGGTCCTATAAATGCAATGATGGCTAATGAGTCTACTAGATCATTTTTAAATGGAATCGCAGTAGGCGCAGGGGCTATGACTGCAGATTTTGTATTCTTTTGGATCACATACTTGTTTAAGTCTATTATACCATCAAATATTCTGTTTGTTTTCTACATAGTAGGAGGAGTGTACATGTTGTACCTGTCTTATAGTGTTCTTAGAGCAAAGCAAGTATCATCTAGTACAGGTGGTAGTTATGTTAAGGGTCTCAGTGTAGCAATAGTAAATCCTTATCAAATAAGCTGGTGGCTTACATTCGGAATCTCCATGCTTAATCAATTCTCTGTACTGGTAGCACCAGGTTTCTTTATAGGAATTTTAATATGGATATTAGCTTTTCCGTTCCTGATAAACAGGATAGGGCAAAGATATGTAAAATATGTAAAAATATTTTCCTTCACCATTTTACTTATTTTCGGCGCATACATATTATATCAGGGTGTTCATTATTTTATCTAA
- the cbp1 gene encoding CRISPR DNA repeat-binding protein Cbp1, translated as MKFNNTKIGKKFILKNVDSSIMTEASVDELKRLYNQGKSMKSIARELGISYTKVRNILLNAGVNIRKKRINEQEVVELAKQGHSARYISKMLKISESSALRILKKHNVGRKIKKLSDEDINKIKEMYLKGESIYRIAKTLGKSTNLVVYHLKRLGVYKRGYT; from the coding sequence ATGAAGTTTAACAATACAAAGATTGGGAAAAAATTTATTTTAAAGAATGTAGATAGCTCAATTATGACTGAAGCATCCGTAGATGAGTTGAAAAGATTATATAATCAAGGAAAGTCCATGAAGAGTATAGCTAGAGAATTAGGAATTAGTTATACTAAAGTGAGAAATATTCTCTTAAATGCAGGAGTTAATATAAGAAAGAAGAGGATTAATGAGCAGGAAGTGGTCGAGCTAGCTAAACAAGGTCATAGTGCAAGATATATCAGTAAGATGTTAAAAATAAGTGAATCTTCAGCACTACGAATACTGAAAAAGCATAACGTGGGGAGAAAAATAAAGAAGCTGAGTGATGAGGATATAAATAAAATTAAGGAAATGTATCTTAAGGGAGAATCGATCTATAGAATTGCAAAGACTCTAGGTAAGTCCACTAACCTGGTAGTATATCATTTGAAGAGATTGGGAGTGTATAAAAGAGGTTATACATGA
- a CDS encoding tryptophan--tRNA ligase: MAQDFTVTPWEVKGKVDYDKLIVQFGTQKMTSELKERAKRAINDELHVMLRRDVFFSHRDFDLILNDYEKGNGFFLYTGRAPSLGMHIGHLIPFIFTKWLQEKFKVNVYIEITDDEKFLRNVDYTLDQTKEWSYENILDIIAVGFDPNKTFIFQDTEYIKNMYPLSVKIAKKLTFNEVRATFGLDTSSNIGIIFYPALQIVPTMFEKRRCLIPAGIDQDPYWRLQRDIAESLGYFKAAQIHSKFLPPLTGPEGKMSSSQPETAIYLTDDPKTVERKIMKYAFSGGQATVELHRKYGGNPDIDVAFQWLYMFFEPDDQRIRKIEEDYRSGAMLTGELKQILVDKLNAFLEEHREKREKAKDLVNVFKFDGDLARDMWKRIHV, encoded by the coding sequence ATGGCACAAGATTTTACTGTAACACCTTGGGAAGTTAAAGGGAAAGTAGATTATGATAAATTAATTGTGCAATTTGGTACGCAGAAAATGACTAGTGAGCTCAAGGAGAGGGCAAAGAGGGCTATTAATGACGAGTTGCACGTAATGTTGAGGAGAGATGTATTTTTCTCACATAGGGACTTCGATTTGATACTAAATGATTATGAAAAGGGTAATGGTTTCTTTCTATATACTGGTAGGGCACCGTCATTAGGAATGCATATCGGTCACTTGATTCCTTTCATATTTACTAAGTGGTTACAAGAGAAGTTTAAGGTGAATGTATATATTGAAATAACAGATGACGAGAAATTCCTAAGGAACGTGGATTATACATTGGATCAGACAAAGGAGTGGTCATATGAGAATATATTAGATATAATAGCTGTTGGGTTCGATCCCAATAAAACATTCATATTCCAAGATACTGAGTACATTAAAAATATGTACCCACTGTCCGTAAAAATTGCTAAAAAACTAACTTTTAATGAAGTAAGAGCTACATTTGGACTTGATACTTCCTCCAATATAGGTATTATATTCTATCCTGCTTTACAGATAGTCCCCACAATGTTCGAGAAAAGGAGATGTTTAATTCCTGCAGGTATTGATCAAGATCCTTATTGGAGATTACAAAGAGATATAGCTGAAAGCTTAGGGTACTTCAAGGCAGCCCAAATACATAGTAAGTTCCTCCCTCCTCTTACAGGACCAGAAGGAAAGATGAGTTCCTCGCAGCCTGAAACTGCTATATATCTTACGGATGATCCCAAAACTGTTGAGAGAAAAATAATGAAATATGCATTTTCTGGTGGGCAAGCTACGGTGGAACTTCACAGGAAATATGGCGGAAATCCAGATATAGATGTTGCTTTCCAGTGGCTCTACATGTTCTTTGAACCTGATGATCAGCGGATAAGGAAGATTGAGGAAGATTATAGGTCTGGTGCTATGCTGACAGGAGAACTTAAGCAAATTTTGGTAGACAAGTTAAATGCATTCCTGGAAGAACATAGAGAAAAAAGAGAGAAGGCTAAAGATTTAGTGAACGTATTCAAATTTGATGGAGATTTAGCAAGAGATATGTGGAAAAGAATTCATGTATAA
- the cdvB1/B2 gene encoding cell division protein CdvB1/B2 codes for MTAIYILTMISKEFQKIWEGNQKVKIPKSKDPLKYRLVQAQYRVRSMVSRLDVYIGRMQERDKVLFERVVESQMSKDQSRAAMYANELAEIRKITKQLLTTQIALEQVSLRLETVTELGDIFANLIPVMGVINELKTSLKGVMPELSIELGELGEGLQEIVIEAGEFSGVSGISATYSPEARQILEEASVVAEQRMKEKFPSLPAAGITQQQKS; via the coding sequence ATGACCGCAATATATATATTGACCATGATAAGCAAAGAGTTCCAAAAGATATGGGAGGGGAATCAAAAAGTAAAGATTCCCAAGAGTAAAGATCCTCTCAAGTACAGGCTTGTTCAGGCTCAGTATAGAGTAAGATCCATGGTTAGTAGACTTGACGTTTATATAGGAAGAATGCAGGAGAGAGATAAAGTATTATTTGAGAGAGTTGTAGAGTCACAGATGAGTAAAGACCAGTCAAGGGCAGCAATGTACGCTAACGAATTAGCAGAAATAAGGAAGATCACAAAACAATTATTGACAACCCAGATAGCATTGGAGCAAGTCTCTTTAAGGCTAGAGACTGTAACTGAGCTTGGTGATATATTTGCTAACTTGATACCCGTAATGGGTGTAATTAATGAGTTAAAGACTTCGTTGAAAGGCGTAATGCCCGAACTGTCTATAGAGTTAGGTGAACTAGGTGAAGGTTTACAAGAAATAGTAATTGAAGCTGGTGAATTCAGCGGTGTAAGTGGTATAAGTGCAACCTATTCACCAGAGGCAAGACAGATATTAGAGGAAGCTTCTGTAGTTGCAGAACAGAGGATGAAGGAGAAATTCCCATCTCTACCTGCTGCAGGAATTACACAGCAACAAAAGAGCTAA
- the alaXM gene encoding alanyl-tRNA editing protein AlaXM — MNQKIYLSDCYVKEFSAKILKISPQGVVLDKTAFYPGGGGVENDMGYFVIDDKKYKVTSVREIDDEIYHEVENSQELKEGQEIKGEIDWGRRYRMMRLHTASHVVASIAFTKYNSRITGGNISPEYAKDDFDIDDKNKLIEIINEANQVIKKNIPVKIYFLKRDEAMKIPGIVKLAERMPPNVDTWRIVEIEGIDIQADGGPHVSNTKEIGEIKIIKVENRGKGRKRIYYTVSP, encoded by the coding sequence ATGAATCAAAAAATATATCTTTCTGATTGCTACGTAAAAGAATTCAGTGCAAAAATACTGAAAATCAGTCCTCAGGGAGTAGTTCTAGATAAAACTGCTTTCTATCCTGGAGGTGGAGGAGTAGAAAATGATATGGGATATTTTGTAATAGATGACAAAAAATATAAAGTAACATCTGTTAGAGAAATAGATGATGAAATATACCACGAAGTCGAGAATTCACAAGAGTTAAAAGAAGGACAGGAAATTAAGGGAGAGATTGACTGGGGAAGGCGTTATAGAATGATGAGATTACACACAGCGTCACACGTTGTCGCATCCATAGCCTTTACTAAGTATAACTCCAGGATTACCGGAGGCAATATTTCTCCTGAATATGCAAAGGACGATTTTGATATAGATGATAAAAATAAGTTAATAGAGATAATAAATGAAGCGAATCAGGTAATTAAGAAAAATATTCCGGTCAAAATTTACTTTCTAAAGCGGGACGAGGCAATGAAAATTCCTGGAATAGTGAAATTAGCCGAGAGAATGCCCCCAAATGTAGATACTTGGAGGATAGTAGAAATAGAGGGAATAGATATTCAAGCTGATGGAGGACCCCATGTCTCAAACACAAAAGAAATAGGTGAAATTAAAATTATCAAAGTCGAGAATAGAGGGAAAGGCAGAAAACGAATATACTATACTGTTTCACCTTAG
- a CDS encoding GtrA family protein: MFGRFLKYSLVGALGVIVNEGVLLLLRDYLPLTVGLALAIEFSILSNFILNDIWTFRDSRVGSIGGRLLRFHVSSLVGGAVQYVIVIGLVILFVNYSNLTELLFLLFFSSLKLSSIYLAAINFIGIVGGFGVRFILSLKYVWG; the protein is encoded by the coding sequence ATGTTCGGGAGGTTCCTGAAATATTCACTAGTAGGTGCACTAGGTGTTATTGTTAATGAGGGAGTGTTGCTACTACTCCGTGACTATTTACCTCTTACTGTTGGTCTTGCACTTGCCATAGAATTCTCTATACTCTCAAATTTCATTCTAAATGATATATGGACTTTCAGGGATAGCCGAGTTGGTAGTATTGGTGGTAGGTTACTGAGATTTCATGTATCTTCGCTTGTAGGTGGAGCAGTACAATATGTCATAGTTATAGGATTAGTGATCTTATTTGTGAATTACTCAAATTTAACTGAATTACTGTTTTTACTGTTTTTTTCCTCACTGAAACTTTCATCAATTTATCTTGCAGCAATAAATTTCATTGGTATTGTAGGGGGTTTTGGAGTAAGATTTATTTTAAGCCTCAAGTATGTTTGGGGCTAA
- a CDS encoding aminotransferase class I/II-fold pyridoxal phosphate-dependent enzyme: MRHGGVEWVHGRPLKIDDFSVNLNPLGTPEFIDELIRDALMNKVYSYYPPLQLRDIKEFIADLYNVDISLVGIFNGASEVISLLEPCNVPEPNYSEYKRAGSYYAMESDDIFIYSLEGSCVITSNPVNPTGSFVEREKIIDFLSNGGKLILDESFADISLIEPNYDLASEFDNLLFISSFTKSLAIPGLRIGFTIGKRSKELEDKSPPWRLNSIAYYVFSNLHAKEVRDFFRKSKDHLSSLISGLSSPFKIYKTVAPFVLVKFPIPATRVNQMLRPLGYQIRDSEGFKGLNEFYGRVAVKHNTNVLFKKIYDLVSIQ, translated from the coding sequence ATGAGACATGGTGGCGTAGAATGGGTTCATGGAAGACCACTTAAGATAGATGATTTCAGTGTTAATCTGAATCCTCTAGGTACACCAGAATTCATCGATGAACTCATAAGAGACGCATTAATGAATAAAGTGTATTCGTATTATCCGCCTTTGCAACTGAGAGATATAAAGGAGTTCATTGCTGATCTTTATAACGTTGACATTTCACTTGTGGGAATTTTTAACGGAGCATCAGAAGTAATTTCGTTGTTGGAACCATGCAATGTACCAGAGCCTAATTATTCTGAGTACAAAAGGGCAGGAAGTTATTACGCAATGGAGTCAGACGATATTTTTATTTACTCTTTGGAGGGTAGCTGTGTAATTACAAGCAATCCTGTGAATCCTACTGGATCTTTTGTAGAGAGAGAAAAGATAATTGACTTCCTATCCAATGGGGGCAAACTTATCCTAGACGAGTCCTTTGCCGATATTAGTTTAATTGAACCTAACTATGATTTAGCAAGTGAGTTTGATAATTTACTTTTTATTTCGTCCTTTACCAAGTCTTTAGCAATACCAGGTCTAAGGATAGGTTTTACAATAGGTAAGAGATCTAAGGAGCTTGAAGATAAATCTCCACCTTGGAGGCTAAATAGTATAGCCTATTATGTATTTTCTAATCTTCATGCGAAGGAAGTTAGGGATTTCTTTAGAAAGAGTAAGGATCATCTAAGTAGTCTAATATCTGGTTTATCTTCCCCTTTTAAAATATACAAAACGGTAGCACCATTCGTTTTGGTTAAATTTCCTATACCTGCCACGAGGGTTAATCAGATGCTAAGACCATTGGGTTATCAAATAAGGGATTCAGAGGGATTTAAAGGGCTAAATGAATTTTATGGGAGGGTAGCTGTAAAACATAACACTAATGTTCTATTCAAAAAGATATATGATTTAGTAAGTATTCAATAA